The bacterium genome contains the following window.
CCAAGTTTTACTGGAATGGAGCACCCAGTCAGAGACCGAGAACCTGGGCTTCCATCTTTTACGCTCGGACACTGAAAACGGACCGTACACCCAGATCACTCAATCCATGATCCAGGGAGCGGGCACCAGTTCTTCGCTGCGCAATTATCAGTACCAGGATTTAACCGCGTCAGAAAGCAAGACCTATTATTACAAGCTGGTGGATGTGGATTATAACGGACGTTTGAGTCTGCATGGTCCTATCAATGTGACCGTGGCATTGCCGACGGTCAACGTG
Protein-coding sequences here:
- a CDS encoding T9SS type A sorting domain-containing protein codes for the protein QVLLEWSTQSETENLGFHLLRSDTENGPYTQITQSMIQGAGTSSSLRNYQYQDLTASESKTYYYKLVDVDYNGRLSLHGPINVTVALPTVNVLEQNYPNPFNPSTKIRFILKEQGFAALTIYNVRGEKVRELVADRLNAGAHIVEWDGMDQYGRQAPSGMYLYTLRMNGFEQKRMMMFLK